The Chaetodon auriga isolate fChaAug3 chromosome 3, fChaAug3.hap1, whole genome shotgun sequence genome has a window encoding:
- the LOC143318741 gene encoding T-cell acute lymphocytic leukemia protein 1 homolog, which produces MSHEAVHQLNTLNRDPDRCITMKQRWSPYELDVADGSGSRVVRRMSSNSRERWRQQKVNGAFAELRRLIPTHPPDRKLSKNEILRLALRYISFLDRLVMDQDQGTSRARAGSLEQEDGLQVALSPNASCDSSVDGDSDGLTGELDCGGLLQYLQMTTSYC; this is translated from the exons ATGTCGCACGAGGCTGTGCATCAGCTCAACACCTTGAACAG agatCCAGATCGATGCATCACAATGAAACAAAGATGGAGTCCATATGAGCTGGACGTCGCTGACG GCTCTGGTTCCCGGGTCGTCCGTCGGATGTCCTCCAACAGTCGGGAGCGTTGGCGGCAGCAGAAAGTTAACGGAGCGTTCGCTGAACTGCGGCGTCTCATTCCCACGCACCCCCCCGACAGGAAGCTCAGCAAGAACGAGATCCTGCGCCTGGCCCTCAGGTACATCAGCTTCCTGGACCGGCTGGTGATGGACCAAGACCAGGGGACGTCCCGGGCCAGAGCGGGGAGCCTGGAGCAGGAGGACGGGCTGCAGGTGGCGCTGTCCCCAAACGCCAGCTGTGACAGTTCAGTGGACGGGGACTCAGACGGTCTGACGGGGGAGCTGGACTGTGGTGGTCTTCTGCAGTACCTGCAAATGACAACCAGCTACTGCTGA
- the fam174c gene encoding protein FAM174C, with protein sequence MTFHAVLPAFLLPICWLLVSAAQDAIDPAVSSAAPRPAVTNSSGVNSTHGGGKSHGGLVTGLSVDGSMIQRALYVLIGITMIGVLYFLIRAVRLKKPGQRKKYGLLANYDDSVEMEAVESDEDDTLYEARSLRR encoded by the exons ATGACTTTTCACGCAGTTCTTCCGGCGTTTCTTCTTCCCATATGCTGGCTGTTGGTGTCCGCGGCGCAGGATGCGATCGACCCCGCCGTCAGCAGCGCGGCGCCCAGACCCGCAGTGACGAACTCCAGCGGGGTGAACTCCACGCACGGCGGCGGGAAGAGTCACGGAGGATTGGTCACCGGCCTCAGCGTGGACGGCTCGATGATCCAGAGGGCCCTGTACGTCCTGATCGGCATCACCATGATCGGAGTTCTCTACTTCCTCATCCGAGCCGTGCG GCTGAAGAAGCCCGGCCAGAGGAAGAAGTACGGTCTGCTGGCAAACTACGACGACTCCGTGGAGATGGAGGCTGTGGAGAGCGACGAAGACGACACGCTGTACGAAGCTCGGAGCCTCCGCAG ATGA